In Acidimicrobiia bacterium, the following proteins share a genomic window:
- a CDS encoding S8 family serine peptidase, which produces MQRKSLVLLVGLTMFLGASVTPSAAFDPAAPVVDSDDDGLIDALEVALGTDPADPDSDGDGIIDGGDPDILIALIEGFGDGVFEDGEPGLRTATSARLSAIEAAFAAGHIEEGLIGLKNLRKRFDGCPPKPDRNDWIVDCDAQLQVQELIDILIAGHFSYQIDPTVTPEVAEIPGLSGGPARTVEAAVGPDGTPETFVADEVILQTDDPAELAALLSAYGGTVLRDGTPLLVEGETPNPAMAPTTGFVLVGVDPTTSPLGDFAVNMETAGLRGAWTFSTDTAARLTALVARERADHQITLNQIADFNCTVCEHPADGGGYLDAANWWWMSENEVSVGVIRAWEYLRYQGFPPTTAYYPTMVAVVDSGFDLSTTTGVPLVGSDDFLYSGSKPPQLDEIDYDWTAGGIAMGFSNCPKGCWHGQMSFGTCCANGRNLYGTAGTSGGGTTGAEIKTLLIRVGPDVWEIASGVYDAAYNNAHVVNTSIDFDCGWMCRNFDNGNVLKAAVGSARNTGAIVVASAGNAGDDIGNNDIYPCELDGAICVGAIVRNGLAWDGSNYGTPVDMWAPTGLFSTLTRVSAGEDINVTGEDELAFFNGTSCSAPYLSGIVALMKALNPYLYKSQILTMLQASANTSTDPKVTTGYVDALRALQQVKPNQPPTIHITSHTNGEPVPYDGVYLGADVTDPEKAKPWGDQFDVSVTFTSDRQGELCADNGVIGPYSCAAPTLQLGSHTITATATDAFGATATDQVQVFVVNTAPTASITYPATGSTFYTSQTVNFSGFGFDPDEAIQASDLVWSSSLDGNLGSGWTVSSQLSAGTHTITLTVTDGFGLTGTDTIGVEVVAGAGYPSAQITSPATATIIVVGDSVTLTGMGTDPEDGTLSDASLVWESDLDGNLGTGQSITVTLSGDSCTSTVHVITLTVTDSDGHTATHSIWVNVLEIC; this is translated from the coding sequence ATGCAGCGGAAATCCCTCGTTCTTCTCGTCGGTCTGACCATGTTCCTGGGCGCTTCGGTGACGCCGAGCGCCGCATTCGATCCCGCCGCGCCCGTCGTCGATTCCGATGACGACGGGCTCATCGATGCTCTCGAGGTTGCGTTGGGGACCGATCCTGCCGATCCCGACTCCGACGGTGACGGCATTATCGACGGCGGCGATCCCGACATTCTGATCGCGCTCATCGAAGGTTTCGGCGACGGTGTGTTCGAAGATGGCGAACCGGGCTTGCGGACGGCGACCAGTGCCCGGTTGTCGGCCATCGAAGCCGCCTTCGCGGCCGGCCACATCGAGGAGGGCTTGATCGGTCTGAAGAACCTCCGCAAACGCTTCGACGGGTGCCCGCCCAAACCCGACCGCAACGACTGGATCGTCGACTGTGACGCTCAACTCCAGGTGCAGGAGTTGATCGACATCCTGATCGCCGGTCACTTCTCCTACCAGATCGACCCCACCGTTACCCCCGAAGTCGCCGAGATCCCCGGGTTGAGCGGGGGACCGGCCCGCACCGTGGAAGCGGCGGTCGGACCAGACGGCACTCCCGAAACGTTCGTAGCCGACGAGGTCATCCTCCAAACCGATGACCCGGCCGAGCTGGCCGCCCTCCTCTCTGCCTATGGGGGCACCGTCCTGCGGGACGGCACACCGCTGCTGGTCGAAGGCGAAACCCCCAACCCGGCCATGGCTCCCACCACCGGGTTCGTCCTCGTCGGCGTCGACCCGACCACGTCGCCGCTCGGCGACTTCGCCGTCAACATGGAAACCGCCGGACTGCGCGGAGCGTGGACCTTCTCCACTGATACTGCCGCCCGATTGACTGCGCTGGTAGCCAGGGAGCGAGCCGACCACCAGATCACTCTCAACCAGATCGCCGACTTCAACTGCACCGTGTGCGAACACCCCGCCGACGGAGGGGGCTACCTCGACGCCGCCAACTGGTGGTGGATGAGCGAAAACGAGGTTTCCGTGGGTGTTATCCGGGCCTGGGAGTACCTGCGCTACCAGGGCTTCCCGCCCACCACCGCCTACTACCCGACCATGGTGGCGGTGGTCGACAGCGGGTTCGACCTGAGCACGACCACCGGAGTCCCGCTGGTGGGCAGCGATGACTTCCTCTACTCGGGCAGCAAACCGCCCCAGCTCGACGAGATCGACTACGACTGGACGGCCGGTGGGATCGCCATGGGGTTCTCCAACTGTCCCAAAGGTTGCTGGCACGGACAGATGTCCTTCGGCACCTGTTGCGCCAACGGCCGCAACCTCTACGGAACGGCCGGAACCAGCGGCGGAGGCACGACCGGCGCCGAGATCAAGACCCTGCTGATCCGGGTCGGACCCGACGTCTGGGAGATCGCCTCGGGCGTCTACGACGCCGCCTACAACAACGCCCATGTCGTCAACACCAGCATCGACTTCGACTGTGGCTGGATGTGTCGCAACTTCGACAACGGCAATGTGCTGAAGGCCGCAGTCGGGAGCGCCCGCAACACCGGCGCCATCGTCGTGGCCTCGGCCGGCAACGCCGGCGACGACATCGGCAACAACGACATCTATCCGTGCGAACTCGACGGGGCCATCTGCGTCGGAGCAATCGTCAGGAACGGCCTGGCCTGGGACGGCTCGAACTACGGCACGCCGGTCGACATGTGGGCACCCACCGGGCTCTTCTCAACCCTCACCCGGGTCAGCGCCGGCGAAGATATCAACGTCACCGGCGAAGATGAACTTGCCTTCTTCAACGGCACCTCCTGCTCGGCGCCGTATCTGTCTGGCATCGTGGCGCTGATGAAGGCCCTCAACCCCTACCTGTACAAGAGCCAGATCCTCACCATGCTCCAGGCCTCGGCTAACACCAGTACCGACCCCAAGGTGACCACCGGCTACGTGGATGCGTTGAGGGCCCTACAGCAGGTGAAACCCAATCAGCCGCCGACCATCCACATCACCTCGCACACCAACGGTGAGCCGGTGCCCTACGACGGCGTGTACCTCGGTGCCGACGTGACCGACCCCGAAAAGGCGAAGCCGTGGGGCGACCAGTTCGATGTGTCGGTGACCTTCACCTCGGACCGCCAGGGAGAGCTGTGCGCAGACAACGGAGTCATCGGACCCTACAGCTGTGCGGCACCGACCCTCCAGCTTGGCAGCCACACGATCACCGCCACGGCCACCGATGCCTTCGGAGCGACCGCCACCGATCAGGTGCAGGTTTTCGTGGTGAACACGGCACCGACCGCGTCCATCACCTATCCGGCCACCGGATCGACTTTCTACACCAGTCAAACGGTCAACTTCTCCGGATTCGGATTCGACCCCGACGAGGCGATCCAAGCTTCCGATCTGGTCTGGAGTTCCAGCCTCGACGGCAACCTGGGGAGCGGATGGACCGTGTCGAGCCAGTTGAGTGCCGGAACGCACACCATCACGTTGACGGTGACCGACGGCTTCGGATTGACGGGCACCGACACGATTGGCGTCGAGGTTGTGGCCGGTGCCGGCTATCCGAGTGCCCAGATCACCAGTCCGGCCACCGCCACCATCATTGTGGTCGGCGATTCGGTGACGCTGACCGGAATGGGCACCGACCCCGAGGACGGAACGCTGTCGGACGCCAGCCTCGTGTGGGAGTCGGATCTGGATGGAAACTTGGGGACCGGACAGTCCATCACGGTCACCCTCAGCGGAGATAGCTGCACGTCAACCGTGCACGTCATCACCCTGACCGTGACCGACTCCGACGGGCATACCGCCACCCATTCGATCTGGGTGAACGTGCTGGAGATCTGCTGA
- a CDS encoding cytochrome c peroxidase, with amino-acid sequence MRPRVWGLLFMAILLVAAVVPAGAQELTPIEQLGEGIFFDEALSINGNQSCASCHDPDWGWTGPNEAINAAGAVYEGSIAGRFGDRKPPSSAYATVSPIFHVDKKGTYVGGNFWDGRATGEKLGNPAADQAQGPFLNPMEQALPDSACVVWKVCTGGYGTLFTSVWGADTCSITWPGGIAATCATEGTTVALSAADRTISDGAYDQIALAIAAFEDSTASNAFSSKFDLGKLSREEQRGFALFQGKGGCRACHSATGQDALFTDFTFDNLGIPVNPENPAYLADPDFRDPGLGGFLMNAGYDEDVYEEEMGKFKVPTLRNVALQPAGTVKAFGHNGYFKSLEGIVHFYNTRDVKPECPGAYTEAQAMSAGCWPAPEIDDNVNTDELGDLGLTPAEEAAIVAFLRTLSDG; translated from the coding sequence ATGAGACCGAGGGTATGGGGATTGTTGTTCATGGCAATCCTGCTGGTGGCGGCCGTCGTTCCGGCCGGCGCCCAGGAGCTCACACCCATCGAGCAACTAGGGGAGGGCATCTTCTTCGACGAAGCCCTGTCCATCAACGGAAACCAGTCGTGTGCGAGCTGTCACGATCCTGATTGGGGCTGGACCGGTCCGAACGAAGCGATCAACGCAGCCGGAGCTGTGTACGAGGGTTCCATCGCCGGCCGATTCGGGGACCGCAAGCCGCCGAGTTCCGCCTACGCGACGGTGAGCCCGATCTTCCATGTGGACAAGAAGGGCACGTACGTGGGAGGCAACTTCTGGGACGGCCGGGCGACGGGCGAGAAGCTGGGGAATCCGGCCGCCGATCAAGCGCAGGGACCTTTCCTGAATCCGATGGAGCAGGCACTTCCCGACTCGGCGTGCGTGGTCTGGAAGGTGTGTACCGGTGGCTACGGGACGCTTTTCACCAGCGTCTGGGGGGCGGACACCTGCAGTATCACCTGGCCGGGAGGCATTGCGGCTACGTGCGCTACCGAGGGCACCACGGTGGCCCTTTCCGCCGCCGACCGTACCATCTCCGATGGCGCCTACGACCAGATTGCCCTCGCGATTGCGGCGTTCGAAGACTCCACGGCCTCCAACGCCTTCAGCTCGAAGTTCGATCTGGGCAAGTTGTCGAGAGAGGAGCAGAGAGGCTTCGCGCTGTTTCAGGGCAAGGGTGGCTGCCGGGCGTGCCATTCCGCCACCGGCCAGGATGCGCTGTTCACCGATTTCACCTTCGACAACCTCGGCATCCCGGTGAACCCCGAGAACCCGGCCTATCTGGCGGATCCCGACTTCAGAGATCCTGGTCTGGGTGGCTTCCTCATGAATGCCGGTTACGACGAAGACGTCTACGAAGAAGAGATGGGGAAGTTCAAGGTTCCCACCCTGCGCAACGTCGCCCTGCAGCCGGCCGGGACGGTGAAGGCGTTCGGGCACAACGGCTACTTCAAGTCGCTGGAGGGAATCGTCCACTTCTACAACACTCGAGACGTGAAGCCCGAATGCCCCGGCGCCTACACCGAAGCCCAGGCGATGTCGGCCGGATGCTGGCCGGCTCCGGAAATAGACGACAACGTCAACACCGACGAACTCGGTGATCTGGGCCTGACCCCGGCAGAGGAGGCGGCGATCGTGGCCTTCCTCCGGACTCTGTCCGACGGCTGA